Genomic segment of Methanobrevibacter sp.:
GAAAATAAAAGATACAAAAAGTTTATGTCCGGAATGTGGTAAACCTCTTGATGCAGAAGTTTACGACGAAGACGGCAAAATCTTAATTAAAAAAACATGTGATGAACATGGGGAATTTGTAAATACATATTGGAGTGATGATAAACTATATGATAAAATGGAAAATTTCATTCCAACAGTAACAAAAGTCGAAAATCCTTGTGTGGAAGGTGAAGCGGCTTGTCCAAGCAATTGCGGATTATGTTCTAAACATGAAACCTCCACAGTTTTAGGTTTGATTGATGTAACCAACAGATGCAACTTAAGATGTCCAATTTGTTTTGCTAATGCGGCAGTTGCAGGATACAAATATGAACCTACACAGGATGAAATCAGACAAATGCTTAGGAATTTAAGAAACCTTAAACCTCATCCATGTCCAGCAATCCAATATGCCGGTGGAGAACCGACAGTTAGAAAAGACATTGTTGAACTTGTTAAAATGGCAAAAGAAGAAGGTTTTACTCATGTTCAAATTGCAACCAATGGTATAAGATTGGCTAAAAGGGAAAATCTTGCAAAAGAATTGAAAGAAGCTGGATTGAATACAGTTTACCTTGCATTTGATGGTGTAACTCCAGAACCATACATTAACAATAGAGGTAGAGATTTACTTCCAGATAAAATTCAGGCTATAGAAAACTGTAGAAAAGTCGGACTGGGAGTTGTACTTGTACCGACTTTAGTTAAAGGAATAAATGATCATCAAATTGGAGATATCATCAAATTCGCATTTGACCACAATGAAAACATTTATGGAGTAAACTTCCAGCCTGTTTCATTTGCAGGAAGAACACCTTCAGACCATGTGGAAGAACAAAGGATAACTATTCCTGACTTCGTAAAGGCTATTGAGGAAGTTACTGACGGTCAGGTTCCAGTGGATGCATTCTATCCACCTTCATTTGTTGAACCAATTGCGGAGTTCATTTCATTGCTTGATGGGGAAGATTCAGCTAAAGTTACATTAAACTGTCATGAACATTGTGGAATTGCAACTTATGTCTTCAGAGACAGAACTGAAGGTCCTGGCAAGGATAAACTAATTCCAATTACAGACTTTATTGATGTTGAGGATTTGGCTAATAAATTAAAAGAATATAATGAAAAACTTAAATCAGGTAAGTTCGGTTCACGTAAAAGGGTTTTAGCAGGTTTAACCGGTAATCTTCCAAAGATGGTTCACACTAGCAGAACTCCTGAAAATCTTGATATTACAAAGATTTTATTAAACGTTTTTGCAAAAGGTTCTTACGATGCATTAGGAGATTTCTCAAAAGATTCAATGCTCATTTCATGCATGCACTTCATGGATCCATTCAACTTTGATGAAGACAGAGTTAAAAAATGTGTTATTCATTATGCAACTCCTGATGGAAGAATCATTCCGTTCTGTACCATGAATTCAATGTATCGTGAAAGTGTAGAGCAAAAATTCGCTCAACCTTTAAAACAAAAAAGTGAATAATTAAAATTTAGAAAAATCACCTAATAACTTATTTTGTATTTGGGGCCTCCCAAATACTTCGTTTTTTTATTAATCAATTTTTTTATAGTGATATTTATGGAAATTATTAAAGGAAAAACATGGACTTTCGGGGAAAATATCGATACGGATGTAATCATTCCTGGAAGATATCTAAGAACATTCAATCCTCAGGATTTGGCGGACCATGTCTTGGAGGGGGAACGTCCGGATTTCACTGAAAACGTTCAATCAGGAGATATTATTGTCGCTGATGAGAACTTCGGTTGTGGATCATCCCGTGAACAGGCACCGGTAGCTATCAAAACAGCAGGGGTAAGTGCAATTGTTGCAAAATCATTTGCAAGAATTTTTTACAGAAATGCGATTAATATTGGACTTCCGGTTATCGTTTCAGATATTGGGGCTAATGATGGAGACATTATCAGTATTGATTTGTCAAAAGGAACTTTAGTTAATGAAACCACTGGCGAGTCAAAGACATTTGAACCCTTTAAAGAGTTCATGTTGTCTATTTTAGAGGATGGTGGATTAGTCAACCATTATTTAAATGATTCTGATTAGGGAGGTGTGAAAATGGATTGTCCAATTTGTGGTTCAGATGACATTGAAATTTTAAATTCAAAACAAAAAACAACAAAGAAAAAATTAACTGAGGAATATTTGCTTAAATGTGAAGATTGCGGTCATGTTTTCAAGGATATTATTTCATTAAAAAAACCTAGACCTTACAGACTAATCATTTCCGAGCAGGATAAATCTCATAAAACTACAATTGATTTATCTCCAAGCGATGAACTTAGAATTGGTGATAATTTATTAACCGAATTTGGTCAGGTTGAAGTTTCAGGTATTGAAGTAGCAGATAAAAGGGTAAACGAATCAAAATTGGAAGATGTTAAAACTATTTGGGCAGCTTCTGTTGAAATTCCTGCACGTATTGGGTTTTCAGTGGATTTGCATGGTGAAGTTGACTCCTATAAGCTTGACCTTGAAAGAGATTTTGAAATAGCACCTGGAGATGTTGTTAAAATTGACAAACACATAGTTAAAGTGCATGTTATTAAAACTCAGGAAAGAAAACTGACTTCTGGTTTTGCAAAAGCGAATGTAATTAAAAGGGTTTATTCAAAACCGGTTAAATTCAATAATTATGATTATGATTTAACAAAAAATATTTTCAAAAAAACAGAATAATGGGATAAAATGAAAGTTTTTATAGAATCTTACGGTTGTACTTTTAATCAGGCTGACGGACAAATCATTGCAGGAAATCTGCAGGAAAATGATATTGATATTGTTGACAGTATTGAGGAAGCAGATGTTGTTATTGTGAATACATGTTATGTTAAGTTGCCTACTGAAGATAAGATGACCTATAGGATTCAGAAACTTCAAAAGGAACATCCTGATAAGAAAATCATTGTTGGCGGATGTATGGTTGAAATTGATCCTGAAAAATTGGATAAGATTGGTCCGAACATTTCTTGGATTGGTCCGCATCAATTAAACAAATCTGCTGATGTCGTTAATTCCACTTATTGTGGAGATATTGTTCGTGAAACAGGTTTTTCTAAAGAATCTAAAGTTAATGTTCCAAAAGTGATGGATGATAGTTTAATTCATATCATTCAAATTTGTGAAGGTTGTCTTGGAGCATGTACATTTTGCTGTACTCGTTTTGCTCGTGGACCTTTAAACAGTTATCCAATTGCCGATATTGTTGCTGAAGCGCAAAGAGCTATTGATAATGGGGCATGTGAGATACAGTTAACTGCTCAGGATACTGCAGCATTTGGTCGGGATAGTGGTGAAAAACTATCTGATTTAATTAAAGAAGTGGCTAATTTAAAAGGAGATTTTAAAGTTCGTGTTGGAATGATGCATCCTAAAAATATTTTAAATGATGTTGGAGAAATAATCGATGCGATGAAACATCCGAAGGTATATGATTTTATACATTTGCCGGTGCAAAGTGGAAGTGATAAGGTACTCTCTGAAATGAGAAGAGGTCATAATATCTCCCAATATAAGGATATTGTCTCAAAATTCAAAAATGAAATTCCGGGCATTGCACTTGCAGTCGACATTATTGTAGGTTATCCGACAGAAAGTGACGATGATTTTGATGAAACTGTAAAATTGCTTGAAGAAATCAAACCAAGTCTGATACATTTGTCAAAATACCAACATAGGAAAGGAGCAATTTCATCATCACTTGAAGAGATTCCTCGTGATGTAATGAAGAAAAGATCAAAATTTTTATCTCAAATCAAATCACAGATAACTGAAGATGAAAACAAGGAATTAATTGATTCTATCCAAAATGTGCTTGTTGTAGAAAAAGGTTCAAAAGGTGGATTTATAGCTAAAACAAATTCATATATTCCAGTGATTGTTGATGATGCTCAATTAGGAACTTTTGTTGATGTAAAAATCACTGAAGCCACCTCAACTTATCTTAAAAGCGAATTATTGTAGGAAAAATTTTTAATTTTTCTAAGTATTCTTATTTTTATTTTAAGGTTAATTTTTAACCTTTAAATTTTTATAATATCTATATTTTTTTTCAATATTCAAAAGTATATTCTAATAGTTCATATGGTATAATATGAGCGATTAATATTGAGTTTTACCGATACCTTTATATACTATTGGGTACTATCTTTTAATTGGAGGTGTAATTATGAGTGAATTACCAATCGCACCAGTCGGTCGTATCTTAAAAAATGCTGGCGCACAAAGAATTAG
This window contains:
- the tes gene encoding tetraether lipid synthase Tes, which gives rise to MKIKDTKSLCPECGKPLDAEVYDEDGKILIKKTCDEHGEFVNTYWSDDKLYDKMENFIPTVTKVENPCVEGEAACPSNCGLCSKHETSTVLGLIDVTNRCNLRCPICFANAAVAGYKYEPTQDEIRQMLRNLRNLKPHPCPAIQYAGGEPTVRKDIVELVKMAKEEGFTHVQIATNGIRLAKRENLAKELKEAGLNTVYLAFDGVTPEPYINNRGRDLLPDKIQAIENCRKVGLGVVLVPTLVKGINDHQIGDIIKFAFDHNENIYGVNFQPVSFAGRTPSDHVEEQRITIPDFVKAIEEVTDGQVPVDAFYPPSFVEPIAEFISLLDGEDSAKVTLNCHEHCGIATYVFRDRTEGPGKDKLIPITDFIDVEDLANKLKEYNEKLKSGKFGSRKRVLAGLTGNLPKMVHTSRTPENLDITKILLNVFAKGSYDALGDFSKDSMLISCMHFMDPFNFDEDRVKKCVIHYATPDGRIIPFCTMNSMYRESVEQKFAQPLKQKSE
- the hacB gene encoding homoaconitase small subunit; the protein is MEIIKGKTWTFGENIDTDVIIPGRYLRTFNPQDLADHVLEGERPDFTENVQSGDIIVADENFGCGSSREQAPVAIKTAGVSAIVAKSFARIFYRNAINIGLPVIVSDIGANDGDIISIDLSKGTLVNETTGESKTFEPFKEFMLSILEDGGLVNHYLNDSD
- a CDS encoding HVO_0476 family zinc finger protein is translated as MDCPICGSDDIEILNSKQKTTKKKLTEEYLLKCEDCGHVFKDIISLKKPRPYRLIISEQDKSHKTTIDLSPSDELRIGDNLLTEFGQVEVSGIEVADKRVNESKLEDVKTIWAASVEIPARIGFSVDLHGEVDSYKLDLERDFEIAPGDVVKIDKHIVKVHVIKTQERKLTSGFAKANVIKRVYSKPVKFNNYDYDLTKNIFKKTE
- a CDS encoding tRNA (N(6)-L-threonylcarbamoyladenosine(37)-C(2))-methylthiotransferase, with protein sequence MKVFIESYGCTFNQADGQIIAGNLQENDIDIVDSIEEADVVIVNTCYVKLPTEDKMTYRIQKLQKEHPDKKIIVGGCMVEIDPEKLDKIGPNISWIGPHQLNKSADVVNSTYCGDIVRETGFSKESKVNVPKVMDDSLIHIIQICEGCLGACTFCCTRFARGPLNSYPIADIVAEAQRAIDNGACEIQLTAQDTAAFGRDSGEKLSDLIKEVANLKGDFKVRVGMMHPKNILNDVGEIIDAMKHPKVYDFIHLPVQSGSDKVLSEMRRGHNISQYKDIVSKFKNEIPGIALAVDIIVGYPTESDDDFDETVKLLEEIKPSLIHLSKYQHRKGAISSSLEEIPRDVMKKRSKFLSQIKSQITEDENKELIDSIQNVLVVEKGSKGGFIAKTNSYIPVIVDDAQLGTFVDVKITEATSTYLKSELL